A region of the Rickettsiales bacterium Ac37b genome:
GTGTTATTAGAAACTATTAAGAAAAATACCAATTTTACCCATATTCCTGTTATCCTGCAGACAGGAATATTAGACTTTGACCGTGAATTATATATGGATAAAATTTCAGACTATATAAGAAAACCTTACCAGAGAGAAGAAATATTAGAAGTAGTTAATAGAGTAATTAATAAATCGGTTACTACTACGCTTTAATAGTTATTAAGTTTATTATTAAGTACTATATTAGGTTTGTTTTAGATGGCCCATAAACTTTTTGATTCTATAACTTTAGGCGTAATGCAAAAATTACAAATACCAGCTATTGCACTAGGTATTATAAAAAAGGGTAGTGTGATATTTAAGAAAACATATGGTGTTTGTGGTTATGATAATCATCTACCTATTAATTCAAAAACTTTATTTCAAATTGCTTCTCTTTCTAAGGGTTTTTTAGGTATATTAATATCTATGCTAGTCGATAATGATATATTAAATTGGGAAGATAAAATTTCCAATTTAAGCTTAAAACAGATAGCGTGTATGAATACTGGATTAGAAGAAAATTTTGGTTCTACTCACCTTAAAGAAAATTATAATAAACATAAATTCGTTCAAATTCTCATAAAGGAACTTTTGTGTTATAATAAAGTTCTCAATATTGATTTTAGTTATCAATATGCAGTATTACTTTTACTAGAAGAAATAATAGAAAGTAAAACTAATGTAAAATGGGAACAATTATTATATAGTAAAATATTATATCCACTACATTTATACAATACTGGCACAAATATTACCAAAAAAATTTCTGAGACTAAAAATATCGCTATACCGTATAACAATAATAATATAAAAATGAATTGGGAAACTTTTCAAGTTAATTCTGCGGCAGGAATGTATTCCTGCCTAGATGATATGTTAGTTTGGCTTAATTTTCATTTATTAGAAGGAATATTTGATAACAAACGCATAGTTTCATTAATTGAGATGCAAAAATTATATAATATACATACTCGTGTTGAAAAGGCACAATGTGTAGATGATTGGGATGTTATTGTATCGACTACATATGGATATTTTTGGTACAATTTAAATCTCAGCTTAGGTAATAAAAGATTAACTATTATAGAGCATAATGGCGATTGTTGTGGAATGTCGTCTTTGATTTCTTATATACCACAAGAGCAAATAGGTATGGTTATACTAACAAATAAACAAACTGTAGGACCATATATATTACGTAGAAAATTTTTAGAGCATATTTTTGCTTATTAAATCTAAAAACTAACTTAAATTATTACAAAATGTTTATAAAATATATATTAATAATTCTCTTTATGTTAAGTGTCATAAATACTAACGCTATGACGCTGGATGAAATTGCAGAACGTTTAACAAATAATAATTATAATTCTCTTGACACAGTACAATTAGAAGCTTTATGGCAAAATTATTATAATACAAATTTAAAAGAAATAGATAAATGGGCACACGCTGAATTGGAACAAGACAAATTTTTGAATTGTACTTTGTTTTATCCTTTTTCTGGACCTGATGTAGTACACATGATGATGTTGTTTCCTAGTTGTAGTTCATATATAATGATTGGATTAGAACCCCCCGGCAAAATATTAAATCTAACTATTGAAAATATTAATTTAGATAAGCTATCGCAAGGTATTTTTTCATTATTACGTAGAAGCTTTTTTATTACAAAAGACATGTGGTCAGATTTTGGTAAACCTAATCATGGGGTAATTATACCTATAGTTGTATTATTAAAAAAGCTTCAATTTAATATTATTAGTTCTGAACAAATTATACTAACTGACGAAGGCAACATAGAACCAAACATTAATGGTAACGGAATTAAATTACAAGTTAAAAATTCTAATAAAAACTTTGTGCAAAATATTTATTATATTAGCACTTCATTAATGAATAAAAATGCTATGGAGCTTTTTTTGAAAAAGCAGGATGCACCTTTAATAACATATTTAAAAGCGGCTCAATATGCATTCTTTGATCCTCGGTTTATACCAATGCGTAATGTTATATTAGAAAAAAGTCGTATGGTATTGCAGGATGATTCTGGTATACCCTTTCGTTATTTTGATAAGAGTTGGATTAAAGAGCTATATGGACAATATGCTGGTCCTTATGGAAAAAGCTTTAAAGGATATAAACAACTTGATCTTTTACATGCATACAGTGTTAATAATACTAAACCTATTAAGTTCAGATTAGGTTATGGTTATGGAAAAGTTCCAAGCTGTTTAATAAAAATGGTAAAACAAGATATAGAAAGTAAGAAATAAGTATTTATCTTCCACAAGGTAATAAAAATATTTAAATTATTATTTTTATTAATAAACCCATTATAAGACTGTTAAAAAGTAAATTAACTTAGAACAAATGCAGCGTAACTTTATTCTCAACTTAATTTACTGGGACTGTTAACCAAATATTTTTAGATAAAATTTGGTCAAAAGATTGCTAACAAAGTCTTTATTAGCAGACCATATACCACGCTCCTCTAGAAAATCCTTCATAAAGACGGTAATATCATTCATAAGTATACTATTATAAGCTTTTCCCTATAGTTTCTTGATTTGAAACAATTATGTAAAAATTATTTAGTTTCTTCAATTACTTTATAATAAAAATTATATTTTTACTATTTTGTAATATTTTATATTTAATATTAGTATATTACTAAATGAAATTTAAAATATAGCTTAAGAAATTTAAATATTACTTCATCGCTTGTTGTTCATGTAATATTTTCATTACCTTTACTATAGAGGTTAGTATAAAATTACTAAAGGTAAAAACATCATATGAAAAATAATTGTTTTGAGCCCCCTAAAGCGTTGCCTAATAAGGAAATAAAATTAATTATGGCAGTAAAAAAAGGATACACAACTGCAGCAGTCGAACTTATAAAATCAGGTGTGAATAAAGAAATTATTGATGATGAAGGCTATACTCCACTTACATTAGCGGTAATAAACGGTCATCTAGATACAGCCAAAGAGCTGCTTAAATTGGGAGCGCGTATTGAAGGCACAGGACGTATATTTACTACTCCCCTATATTACTCTATTAAAAATAATTATCCTAAAATTGCTCAGGAATTGATTGATAGAGGTGCTAAAATATATATTAATATAGAAGATAATAATATTATTAAGTGGCGCACTACCAATGATCTCGTTGAAGTGCCGGAGAATTTTTTACCTATAATAAAGTCAGGTTTATATGCTGAAAGTATTTATTGGGGAACTTCCTCTGTTACTCAATATATTGCTGAAGGTATTAAAATTGATGATGCTTTTCCAAGGTTAAGATATTTATGTAGTACTTTGGGTATAAGACGCTCTTTGTTTCAATTGGATAATTTTCCTTTAGTTATTCAATTAAAAATAGAGGATTTTCTTCATACGATTAATGCATTTGAATATAAGTCTCCTACCTTATCTAGTAAAAGACCACTTTCAATTAGTGCTCCTAATATAGCTTTATAAAAATTATAGTTTGTTGTCCAGATGAAGTCTTGCGCCTTGTATTATTTAAATTGCCTTGACTATATTTATTATATAACGGTATAATATAAATTTTAACTTTAATGTAATACAGTAATTATATATGTTAGCAGCTATATGTAAGGAATTTTTTGAAGTAGTTAATAATAACCAAATTCATATACTAGAAACTTTTTTGAATTCTGAAAATGGTAAAATATTACTTGATGAGCGTGATAGTGATAATAAAACAGCTTTATATATTGCTGCAGAAAAAGGTTTTATAGAAATTGCTAAAATTTTGGTAAAATATGATGCGAATAAAGAAATAATGTATAATGATAAGACCCCTTTAGTTGCTGCCATAATAAATGGATATACAGATATAGTGAATCTATTTATACGATCAGGCGCAGATCTAGATGGAATACATATGGTAGATTATTTTCCATTATATTATGCTTTAAAAGAGAATAGGTTAGAGGTAGCTTCTATATTAATAGATTATGGTGCCGTATTGCCCATAAAATTAATAAAGTGGGAAACCGATTCTGGTCTAGGGAAAAAACTAGTCTGGAATAGGCGTGGAGCAGGGTATATAGATATTCCTAATACATTTCATAACATAATTATAATAGGACTATTGGCGGATAGCATATATGAAGGGGATATTACAAAATTTCATGAATATTTAAATCCTGAAATAGAACTAGAAAAAATCTGTATAAGGTTAACATCTTTATGTTTATTACACCGAAATTTTGGAAGAATAAGAGAGATAAAACCATTCTTATGCTTAGGTATACGTTCTCCTATAGAAAAACTTATAGAATATATTAAAGCGACGCCGGAGCAAATAGTTAACAGTATTGAACAACCGCTTGCTATAATACTTAATCACAAATTTCCAGATAAATTTCCTTCCAAAGAACCTTATAGTAAGATATCTCCTTTTACGCAAGATCCTAGTTTAAAACAAAATTTAGCGAGCTATGGTAAAAATTACAATCTTACACCTGAAGGATTTTTCAAGGAAATATTACAAGAAAATAGACAAAGAAAAATTTTATTTCTTTTAGAGGAATACCCTAATGAAACTCAAATGATCTTTCAGAATATAGATCAATTATTGTTAGAAGATCATCAACGTAGCCAAATTAATAGTTTAAAGAAGAATTATATTAAAGGTCAAAATGTAGATTTAATGAAAGATATTGTAGAAAAAACTCATCAATTATCAGAGCGTACAGTATATTTGGAGAACATTATTGATAAGCAGCAGCGCAACATTACTTTTTTATATCAACGTTTTGAAGCTCAAGAAAAAAGACTAAAAAAAATAATGTCTAATATAAATGTTGATGAACAATATAGAGAACAATGGCAAAGTAATAGCGATATAATAGGTAAATTTACAGCTGAAATAGTAAATAATAAAAATAAAGAAACTCTATCTCCGTCAAAAAATTAAATTTTATATTTTAATTATGCATAAGTACAATTTTTGTAAAGGGATATTATAGAGTAAATTAATTTGAATTCGGGATACAGTTATAGTTTCTTGATTTGAGTTAGCATATGCGTTACTCTTCACTAACCTAACAAAAAGTAAATTTTACTCATCATTCCTGTCTTCTCAAGAAGCTGAAAAAATTATAGGTAAAAGCTTTATTTTAGCCTTATGTATGCTCCCAGATTATGATAATATAATAAACCAAACTATGCTACAGTACAAAAATTTACCTTCCAAGGGGAAATTATGGGACAAATATTACACAGTAGCGCCAAAATGACAGAGGCAATAGTAGAGCACTATAAAATAGTAAAGAAAGCATAGCAAAATTAGCTAAAGCTTACTCGATTAATCCTAAAACTGTACAAAAATGGAAAAAGAGAAACTATATCTACGATAGCGAGTTATGGGACCCAAAAAAATATGTTCTACTGTCCTAACAGCCAATGAAGAAGCTCTTATAGTAGCATTTCGTAAACACACTCTTCTTCCCCTGAATGATTATCTTTATGCTTTAGAAACTTCTATTTCTCATTTGACCCGTTCTAGTTTACATCGTTGTTTATAGTCAATTAAGTTGAGAATGGCATAGAGAAGCCATAATCAATAGCATCGCTAAGGTTATTAAAATTAGTAATGATAGGTTTGATTTTAGCTTTTAAATGAGCCCAATATTTTTCAATTGGGTTGAGATCAGGAGAGTAAGGTGGTAAGAATAAAAGTTTACAGCCTATATCTTCTATTAAATTCCTAGTTCTAGCTGACTTATGGAACGTTGCATTATCAAGTATTACAACTTGACCAAATCTTAGTTCGGGCACCAAACACTGACTAACCCACTCGTTAAAAACTTCTGTATTACATGTGCCCTTGAAACACATTGGCGCAATAATTTTCTTCCCAACCTTACCTGCAATAAAGCTTTCTCGATCATGTTTTTTACCTGAGATATCACCATAAACTTTACTTCCTCTGAGACTGTATCCCCAAGAATAGTACAAATAGCTATCAATTCCACTCTCATCAATATAAACTATATCTTCCGCTTTATAGTTTGCGATAGCTGCCAAAAATAATTGCCGTTTTGCTTCATCCCGTTCACGATAGAGTGTGGTCTTTTTTTTCGTGTGATCCCCAAAGTCTTGAATGCCAAACAGATAGCAGCTGTAGACACATTAAAAACCTTTGCAAAATCAGATAATAGCCAATTGCTGTTTTTAGACACCTCGTTTAATAATTTGATTGGATCAAGCTTCTTCCATGGCTTAGCTGCTCGTGTGGCTGCTAAATTCCCGGATTTCGATCTCGATAACCATCTATAAATTGTTCTTTCACCTATGCCAAAAATTCTTGCAGCTTCTTCTCTGGTATAACCTTTATTAACATAGTGAATTACTTTTTTACGTAAATCTAAGGAATATGCCATTGCTTCTACTGTTTTGGGTTTATGAGCTTTTTAATATATCATATATCATGTCTTTATCAACTTAATTTACTATACAAAGACATGGTATTAGTAAATTGCCTGAGATAGGCAATAATAAAAGGCTTAAGAAGAAAAAATTTAAGCAATATGCTATAGGCTATTTTCATATTGATACTGCTGAAGTAAGAACAGAAGAAGGTAAACTATATCTATTTGTAGCTATAGATAGAACTTCAAAGTTGGCATATGCTGAACTTCATAAATCTATGACTAAGGTATAGCAGCAGATTTTTTATGAAACTTCATTGAAGCAGTTCCATATAAAATCCATACAGTGTTAACTTATAATGGTATCCAATTTACTAACCATGCTCCTCATCGGCATGCTTTTACTCATATTTTTGGAAGAGTTTGTAATGAAAATGATATTGAACATAGATTGACTAAGCCTAATCATCTTGGACCAATGGACAGGTTAGCGAACAGGGTTTTAAAAGAAGCTACAGTCAAAGATACTATTATGAATCCCATCAACAATCTAGGAATATATTGAGAGCTTTATTATGGCTTATAGCTGTGCTAAAAGACTTAAAGATCTTACCTCTTATGAATAGATCATTTCTATCTGGACAAAATCTCCTCAATTATTTATCCTATCGATCATGATCTGGGGCTATACCGTTAATCGTAAATACAATTATTTACTATAATTTGTCCAAGAGTAAGACAAATAGTACATAAGAAGAGGAACGACAACGTCCCAAATAACAAATTTAAAAGCTATATATTATGATATAGAGTATGTAGTATGATTAAGAGAGAATAAGTATAAAACTATTCTCTCTTAATAACTTTTACATATCTTCATCTTTTATATCAGATAATTCTAGTAATTCACTATAGCCAACCATTTTTTCAGTAGTAGTAATTTGGCTCAATAATAATTCTACAGCTTTATCTTCAACAATAGGGCCTTTTAATTGTTCTACTGCTTTAGGATTTTTACGATAATAGTCTAATACAGCATGTTCTTGCCCTGGAAACATACGGGATTGGGCATATACTGCTTGCCTTAAATCTTCTTGCGTAATAGATAAGTTATGCTGTTTACCTATTTCTGTAAGTAAAATACCTAATTTAACTCTCCTTATAGCCATTTTCCTATAAAGAGTTTGGAGTTCTTCATCAGTTTTATCAGCTAATGAAGGATCTGTTTTTTTAATTTCAGAGATCCGCTGCCAGAGAGAATTAAATTCACGCTCTTCTAAGCAAGTAGGTATAGGAAAATCACACTTTTTTTCTAATTGATCAAATAATTTTTTACGAGTGTATGTATTCGATGCTTGTTTCCATTCTTGTTCCAACGCTTCTTTGACTTTGCCTTTTAGGGCATCTAAATTATCAAGCCCGAGCTTTAAAGCTAGTTCGTCATTTATTTCGTATGGAATACCCGCTAAAATTTCTTTTATAGTGGTGCTAAATTCTGCTTCTTTCCCTGCTAAATCTTTTGCCATATAATCATTTGGGAAAGTAAGTATTATTTGTAATGGTTGATTAATAGATGCACCAATAAGTTGCTTTTCAAAATCAGGTAATAATCTTCCAGCACCTAACTCTACTTTCATATCTTGTGCACTTCCTTGTGCAAAAGCTACTCCATTAATTTTACCTTCAAAATCTATTATTACTGTATCACCAGATTCAGCCACAGTTTTGTCAGACTTTACATAATTTAGTGTAGTAGTTGCAATCTTTTTAAGACGTTCTTCGATATCTTCTTCAGTAGGTTCACATACTAATTTTTCTATACTGATATTTGAATAATCGGGAATAGTAATGTCAGGCAAAACTTCAAAAGATAATTGATATTCAAAATTTTCACCTAATTTGAACTCTTTGATTTCAATTTTCGGTTGCTCTGCCAAGGAAGGTTTTTTCTCTTCCATAAACTGTTTTAAACTATCGTCTATTAATTTTTCAACTACTTCAGCTTGTAAAGATTCATTATATTTATTTTTAATTACAGAAACAGGTACTTTTCCAGGTCTAAATCCGTCAATTTTTGCAGATTTTGCAGCTTCATTAATACGGTCCTCAAGCTTTTGATTCAATATCTCTGATTGAATCACAATTTTATATGCTCTTTTTAAGCCTTCATTATTTAGTTCCGTTACTTGAAAATTATTTTTAGTCACAAATATTACTCCTTAAGCAGTGAACCTATTATTAAATGGTGCGGGTGAAGGGACTTGAACCCCCACAACTCACGTTACAAGATTCTAAGTCTTGCGCGTCTACCATTTCGCCACACCCGCGATAGCTATTTAAATTGCTCTAAGGATAATATCTCTCCTATATTATGCAGAAATATTTCTACACTAGTTTTTCTTATCATAAAGCAAGTTAGTTTACTATATTTATTATAATTATTTCGGCTCATTATAGCTATTAAAGAGTTTTAAGCAATCCTAAATTTCAGTCATTATAAAAATAAATGATACTAGCTTTTAGTTATATTTATTATTATTAGATAATTATATTTTGCTCGTAATATAATGAATAATTTCATTTTTTGTAGGGCGGTAATCATTTTCTTCCCAAAAATTTATAGCCTCTTTTAATAATTTACCAAGCTCATTACCAGG
Encoded here:
- a CDS encoding beta-lactamase/D-alanine carboxypeptidase, with the protein product MAHKLFDSITLGVMQKLQIPAIALGIIKKGSVIFKKTYGVCGYDNHLPINSKTLFQIASLSKGFLGILISMLVDNDILNWEDKISNLSLKQIACMNTGLEENFGSTHLKENYNKHKFVQILIKELLCYNKVLNIDFSYQYAVLLLLEEIIESKTNVKWEQLLYSKILYPLHLYNTGTNITKKISETKNIAIPYNNNNIKMNWETFQVNSAAGMYSCLDDMLVWLNFHLLEGIFDNKRIVSLIEMQKLYNIHTRVEKAQCVDDWDVIVSTTYGYFWYNLNLSLGNKRLTIIEHNGDCCGMSSLISYIPQEQIGMVILTNKQTVGPYILRRKFLEHIFAY
- a CDS encoding Ankyrin repeat protein — protein: MKNNCFEPPKALPNKEIKLIMAVKKGYTTAAVELIKSGVNKEIIDDEGYTPLTLAVINGHLDTAKELLKLGARIEGTGRIFTTPLYYSIKNNYPKIAQELIDRGAKIYINIEDNNIIKWRTTNDLVEVPENFLPIIKSGLYAESIYWGTSSVTQYIAEGIKIDDAFPRLRYLCSTLGIRRSLFQLDNFPLVIQLKIEDFLHTINAFEYKSPTLSSKRPLSISAPNIAL
- a CDS encoding Ankyrin repeat protein — encoded protein: MLAAICKEFFEVVNNNQIHILETFLNSENGKILLDERDSDNKTALYIAAEKGFIEIAKILVKYDANKEIMYNDKTPLVAAIINGYTDIVNLFIRSGADLDGIHMVDYFPLYYALKENRLEVASILIDYGAVLPIKLIKWETDSGLGKKLVWNRRGAGYIDIPNTFHNIIIIGLLADSIYEGDITKFHEYLNPEIELEKICIRLTSLCLLHRNFGRIREIKPFLCLGIRSPIEKLIEYIKATPEQIVNSIEQPLAIILNHKFPDKFPSKEPYSKISPFTQDPSLKQNLASYGKNYNLTPEGFFKEILQENRQRKILFLLEEYPNETQMIFQNIDQLLLEDHQRSQINSLKKNYIKGQNVDLMKDIVEKTHQLSERTVYLENIIDKQQRNITFLYQRFEAQEKRLKKIMSNINVDEQYREQWQSNSDIIGKFTAEIVNNKNKETLSPSKN
- a CDS encoding Transposase, which gives rise to MAYSLDLRKKVIHYVNKGYTREEAARIFGIGERTIYRWLSRSKSGNLAATRAAKPWKKLDPIKLLNEVSKNSNWLLSDFAKVFNVSTAAICLAFKTLGITRKKRPHSIVNGMKQNGNYFWQLSQTIKRKI
- the tig gene encoding Trigger factor translates to MTKNNFQVTELNNEGLKRAYKIVIQSEILNQKLEDRINEAAKSAKIDGFRPGKVPVSVIKNKYNESLQAEVVEKLIDDSLKQFMEEKKPSLAEQPKIEIKEFKLGENFEYQLSFEVLPDITIPDYSNISIEKLVCEPTEEDIEERLKKIATTTLNYVKSDKTVAESGDTVIIDFEGKINGVAFAQGSAQDMKVELGAGRLLPDFEKQLIGASINQPLQIILTFPNDYMAKDLAGKEAEFSTTIKEILAGIPYEINDELALKLGLDNLDALKGKVKEALEQEWKQASNTYTRKKLFDQLEKKCDFPIPTCLEEREFNSLWQRISEIKKTDPSLADKTDEELQTLYRKMAIRRVKLGILLTEIGKQHNLSITQEDLRQAVYAQSRMFPGQEHAVLDYYRKNPKAVEQLKGPIVEDKAVELLLSQITTTEKMVGYSELLELSDIKDEDM